From the genome of Pseudomonas yamanorum, one region includes:
- a CDS encoding phosphate/phosphite/phosphonate ABC transporter substrate-binding protein gives MSDRYAELLMYVAPQEVQQANERWLSRILERLGLTRRNAEHLDLRSLWRAPELLLTQTCGYPLMTELRGQVQVIGRPRYELPHSSGGQHCSLLLTRDDNPRTALADFHNSRGVINGHDSNSGMNLLRERLAPLQQGGRFFAEVGISGAHRESLRWLRENRADLAAIDSVTFDYLARFAPQEVAGLRIVTRSAPSPTLPYITAPGSSEHLREAMNLALQDLPDVVQTLGVHEVLPASEADYQVLLDYRQQAEALGYPRLQ, from the coding sequence ATGAGTGACCGCTACGCCGAACTGCTGATGTACGTGGCGCCACAAGAAGTGCAACAGGCCAATGAGCGCTGGCTTTCGCGTATCCTTGAACGCCTGGGCCTGACCCGCCGCAATGCCGAACACCTCGACCTGCGCAGCCTGTGGCGCGCCCCCGAATTGCTGCTGACGCAAACCTGCGGCTACCCGCTGATGACCGAGTTGCGCGGGCAAGTCCAGGTGATTGGCCGCCCGCGCTACGAACTGCCCCACAGCAGCGGCGGCCAGCATTGCAGCCTGCTGCTGACCCGCGACGACAATCCACGCACCGCCTTGGCCGACTTCCATAACAGCCGCGGCGTGATCAACGGCCATGACTCCAACAGCGGCATGAACCTGCTGCGTGAACGCCTGGCGCCGCTGCAGCAGGGCGGTCGGTTCTTTGCCGAAGTCGGCATCAGCGGCGCTCATCGCGAAAGCCTGCGCTGGCTGCGGGAAAACCGCGCCGACCTTGCCGCCATCGACAGCGTGACCTTCGACTACCTCGCGCGTTTTGCGCCGCAGGAAGTGGCCGGGCTGCGGATCGTCACCCGCAGTGCGCCCAGCCCGACGTTGCCGTACATCACCGCGCCGGGCTCAAGTGAACACCTGCGGGAAGCCATGAACCTGGCCTTGCAGGACCTGCCCGACGTGGTGCAAACCCTCGGCGTACACGAAGTGCTGCCCGCCAGCGAAGCGGATTACCAGGTGCTGCTGGATTACCGGCAGCAGGCGGAAGCCTTGGGTTATCCACGCCTCCAATGA
- a CDS encoding sigma-70 family RNA polymerase sigma factor, protein MSGADTSHSDYVGGLFRSHYDWLCGRLHRHLDSRAHAEDIAADTFVQLLSSPGVTPIRQPRALLTTIAQRLMYQLWRRRDLERAYLDALYQDETSPAPSPEDLAQMLEALQAIDQLLDGLPAKVKATFLLSQLNGLTYPEIAAELGISQRSVSDYMTRAVNRCLRLCLE, encoded by the coding sequence ATGTCCGGCGCCGACACTTCTCACAGCGATTACGTGGGCGGATTATTCCGCAGTCATTACGACTGGCTGTGCGGCCGTTTGCACCGCCATCTCGATTCCCGTGCCCACGCCGAAGACATCGCCGCCGACACCTTCGTCCAACTGTTGAGTTCCCCGGGCGTGACGCCGATCCGCCAGCCACGCGCCTTGCTCACCACCATCGCCCAACGCCTGATGTACCAGCTATGGCGCCGTCGAGACCTGGAGCGCGCCTACCTCGACGCCCTCTATCAGGACGAAACCTCGCCCGCGCCATCCCCGGAAGACCTCGCGCAAATGCTCGAAGCCCTGCAGGCCATCGACCAGTTGCTCGACGGCTTGCCGGCCAAGGTCAAGGCGACCTTCCTGTTGTCGCAACTCAACGGCCTGACCTACCCGGAAATCGCGGCCGAGCTGGGCATTTCCCAACGCTCGGTCAGCGACTACATGACCCGCGCCGTCAATCGCTGCCTGCGGCTGTGCCTGGAATGA
- a CDS encoding FecR domain-containing protein, whose amino-acid sequence MSDELIDSATRWVVLLRSGEASATDWQRYHQWRAADPRHEALCQQLETRLGVFQIPQAQGVSGKVLQQALDAPSSRRTVLRGALVGAGLMLGAGWLARPVVEDLTADIRTGTGERRTVELADGSELLLNARSAADIQFDPQRRVVRLRDGELLAKIAKDSHRPFFIQTDQARVRADGNRLLLREREGQGHVVALNGALEIDGQNGERLQLEAGHEVTYDRFGFGPVLASSSGATAWIDGFLQVRDRPLVEVIDALRPYHNGVLRLDPAVAGLRVSGLYRLDNPDQILDTLARTLPIHITRRTGLWVTVSAT is encoded by the coding sequence ATGAGTGACGAACTGATCGACAGCGCCACTCGCTGGGTGGTGTTGCTGCGCTCCGGCGAGGCGAGTGCCACGGACTGGCAGCGTTATCACCAGTGGCGCGCCGCAGATCCGCGTCACGAAGCCTTGTGCCAACAACTGGAAACCCGCCTCGGTGTGTTTCAAATTCCGCAGGCCCAAGGCGTCAGCGGCAAGGTATTGCAGCAGGCACTGGACGCGCCTTCCAGCCGCCGCACCGTGTTGCGCGGCGCCCTGGTGGGCGCTGGCCTGATGCTGGGCGCCGGTTGGCTGGCCCGGCCGGTGGTGGAGGATTTGACCGCCGATATCCGCACCGGCACCGGCGAACGGCGCACTGTAGAGCTGGCCGATGGCAGCGAGTTACTGCTCAACGCCCGCAGTGCCGCCGATATTCAATTCGACCCACAACGCCGCGTGGTGCGCCTGCGCGACGGTGAGTTGCTGGCGAAGATCGCCAAGGACAGCCACCGGCCGTTTTTCATCCAGACCGACCAGGCCCGAGTGCGCGCCGATGGCAATCGCCTGCTGTTGCGTGAGCGCGAAGGGCAGGGCCACGTGGTTGCGCTCAACGGCGCCCTGGAGATCGACGGCCAGAACGGCGAACGCCTGCAGCTGGAGGCCGGGCACGAGGTCACTTACGACCGCTTCGGCTTCGGACCGGTGCTCGCCAGTTCCTCGGGCGCGACCGCCTGGATCGATGGCTTCCTGCAAGTGCGCGACCGCCCGCTGGTGGAGGTGATCGATGCACTGCGTCCGTATCACAACGGCGTGCTGCGCCTCGATCCGGCAGTAGCAGGGTTGCGGGTCAGCGGCCTGTACCGCCTCGACAATCCCGACCAGATCCTCGACACCCTGGCGCGCACCCTGCCGATCCACATCACCCGTCGGACCGGGTTGTGGGTGACCGTCAGTGCCACCTGA